In the Geothermobacter ehrlichii genome, GAAAGGCGAGCAGGTGGGCAAGCAGAATCAGCAGAATGGCGTAATGCCAGGGAACCGAGCCCCAGAACAGGGTCTGGTTCTCGAGAAACTGGGATGACTGGGACGACCAGGAGTAGCGGTCGACAGCATAGCGGTAGATACCGACGGCAACCGCCAGGGCGACGGCGACATAGGGAAAGATGCCAAACAGAATCAGGTCCATCATGATACACACTCCTTTGGCGGGTCGGCGGCTGGTCGCTCGTCCCCGGCAACGACCGTTTCGGCCAGAAAGATCCGCAGGGACCGGAGCAGGGCCAGGTAGGGGTGGGCGTCGGCCTCGCCCCCGTCGACGAGTTTTTCCAGCGCCGGCAGCAGGCCGTCCGCGATGATTTCGTCCCGACAGCTCCGGTCATCGATCGAACCGATGAAGCGCAGCATTTCACCCAGGTGATCCGGAAGTTCCTTCCCCGGCGTAAAGCCATGCTGCCGGTAGAGCTGCTGCAGCCTGATCATAAACAGGGTGCGCTGCTGGCTCTCGCCGCACAACTGGTAACCGACATAGGGCTGGCAGAGCGCCTGCAGCTCGAAAGTGGCGATGAACGTTTCCTCGATCCGGTTCGGTTCGCCCTGCTCGACAAAGCGGGCGAACTCCTCCAGGGCGGCGGCCGCCGCCGAGCTGACCTGTCGCAGGGCCGCAACGCAGGCCGCGCTCCGCCCGGCGATATCCGGCCCGGGATAGTCGAGCAGGCTGGCAAACTGCAGGCAGAGATCCTGGTGTTGGCGAAGTCCGCTCATGGCTACCAGCGCCTCTTCGGCGGGCGACGGCTGCCGAAGCCCATCTCCTGCCTGTATTGCTCGGGGTCCATCCCGGCTTCGATCGCCTGTTCCCGCAGCATCGGCGGCACGACGATGCGCTCATTGATCCGGGTCAGCGAGGTCATCCGGTAGATCGCCTCGGTCTGCTCGACGCTCAGCCCGGCGATCTCGCAGGCCTTGCGCAGCTCCTCGGCGGAAAGATCGCCAACGCTCTTGTTTCGGCGCTGAATGCGCACCGCGATCAGCCGCCGGTAGACCGCCTTGACCTCGTCCTCGTTGCCGCCGGCGAACAGGCCTGCCAGGTACTGCAGCGGCAACCGGGCCCGCTCCAGGGTGGTGAAGAAATCAGCGGCGATCTTCTGGGTCCCCTGGTTCTCCATCGACAGCAGGGGCAGCAGCGGCGGTACGTAGAAGAGCATCGGCAGGGTGCGGAATTCGGGATGGAGCGGCAGGGCGATGCCCCACTCCTTGACGAATTTGTAGACCGGGGATTTCTGCGCCGCCTTGAGAACCTGCTCGGGAACGCCGGCCTTGCGGGCCTCGGCCTGCACCTGCGGATCGTTGGGATCGAGAATCATCTCCCGCTGGGCCGCGGCCAGTTCGCCGTCGTTTTTCATCGCGGTCGCCTCGATCCGGTCGGCGTCGTAGAGCAGCACCCCCAGGTAGCGGATCCGGCCGACGCAGGAATGGAAGCAGGCCGGTGCCTCCCCGGCCTCCTGGCGCGGGTAGCAGAGGATGCATTTTTCCGACTTGCCGGTGGTCCAGCCGTAATAGGCCTTCTTGTAGGGACAGGCGGAGACGCACATCCGCCAGCCGCGGCACTTGTCCTGGTTGATCAGGACGATGCCATCCTCGCCGCGCTTGTAGATGGCCCCGGAAGGGCAGCTGGCGACGCAGCCGGGATTGAGGCAGTGATTGCAGATCCGCGGCATGTGGAAGAAGACCATCTTCTCGATGGCGAACAGCTGCTGCCGCTCCTCGGCACTGAGTCTGAGCACCCCGGGGTCGTTGGCAGCGTAGATGGTGGAGCCGGAAAGGTCGTCGTCCCAGTTGGGGCCGGCTTCGATCTTCATCGGCCTGCCGCTGACCATCGACACCGGCCGGGCGGTCGGCTGGTCGTCACCAGCCGGGGCACTGGTCAGGTCGCCATAGCGGAAGGTGAAGGGCTCGTAGTAGTCGTCCATTCCCGGCAGGTGCGGATTGTGAAAGATCTTCCCCAGCAGTCCCGTCCGGCTGCCAAGCTTCAGCCGCAGCCCGTCTCTCTGTTTTTCCCAGCCGCCCCGGTAACAATCCTGGTCTTCCCAGCGGGTCGGATAGCCGGTCCCCGGCTTGGTCTCCACGTTGTTCCACCACATGTATTCGGTGCCCTGGCGATCGGTCCAGAGGTTCTTGCAGGCGATGCTGCAGGTGTGGCAGCCGATGCATTTGTCGAGGTGAAAAACCGATGACACCTGTGCCCGTATGTTCATTGCCTAGCTCCTTTACCAGTTCGGCTCGCCGTCGAGTTTGCGCACCATGATGTAGGTGTCCCGGTTGGCACCGGTCGGTCCCCAGTAGTTCCAGCCGTAGGTGAACTGGCCATAGCCGCCCAGCATCAGGTTCGGCTTGAGCCTCACCCGGTTCAGGCTGTTGTGACCGCCGGCCCGCCTGTTGCCGCGCAACGGTGATTTGGGTACGCCGACGGTCCGCTCCGGGGAGTGGTAGAGAAAACAGATGCCGCGCGGCAGCCGCGAGCTGACGATCGCCCGGGTCACCACCACCCCGTGGTCGTTGTAGATCTCCACCCAGTCGTTGTCGGCGACGCCGATCTCGGCGGCGTCCTGGTCGTTGATCCAGAAGGGATGACAGCCGCGCGACAGGGTCAGCATCTGGTGGTTGTCGCCGTAGGTGCTGTGGATGCTCCACTTGCCGTGCGGGGTCAGGTAGTTGAGCATGATACTCCCGCCGTCGCCGGTCCCGGTGGCCAGAAAGTCCTGCAGGGTGCCGTGGTCCGGCTTCGGCTTGTAGGTCGGCAGATGCTCGCCGGCGGCGATATAGCCCTGGTGGTCGAGGTAGAAGTGCTGGCGGCCGGTCAGGGTTCGCCAGGGAACCAGTTTCTCGACATTGAGGCAGAAGGCGGAATAGGCCCGGCCGTTGTTGCTCAGGCCGCTCCAGATCGGGCTGGTCAGCAGCCGCCGCGGCTGCCGGTCGAGATCGGCGAAGGTCATACGTACACTGCGGTTCTTCTCCGCCAGGTCGGTCAGCGGCAATCCGACCTTCTTCTCCTCGGCCTCGAAGGCACGATAGGCGATCTCGCCGTTGGTTTCCGGAGCCAGATGCAGAATGACGTTGGCCGCATCGACAGCCTCCTCCAGGGAAGGATATTCCTCGCCGCCCCATTTCTGGGTCGGGGCAATCCGTTTCAGTTCATCGTAGAAATCGGCGACCGAAAAACTGAGCCCGTGAGCACCGATGCCGTTCTTGCGCACCTGCGGCCCGTAGGAGATGAAGCGCCTGTAGAGATTGACATAGTCCCGCTCGACCACCACCAGGGCGGGCATGGTCTTGCCGGGGATCGGCTCGCACTCGCCCTTGCTCCAGTCCCTGATTTCCGGCTGGGCCATCTCGGCCGGGGTGTCGTGCTGCAGCGGCACCGCAACGATCTCCCGCACCGGCTCGGGCAGGTGGGTTGCGGCCAGCTCGCTGACCTTTTTCGCCAGGCCCTTGAAGATGTCCCAGTCACTCTTCGACTCCCAGCAGGGCGGCACCGCCTGCTGCAGGGGGTGGATGAAAGAGTGCATGTCGGTGGTGTTGAGATCGTCTTTCTCGTACCAGGTCGCGGTCGGCAGAATGATGTCCGAATAGAGCGCCGAGGTATCCATGCGGAAGTTGATGTCGACCACCAGGTCGAGCTTTCCTTCGGGCGCCTGGTCGCGCCAGGTGACCTCCTTGACGAACTCCCTGGCCGTCTCCGGGGCGATGCTGTTGGTGTGGGTACCGAGATAGTGCTTGAGGAAGTACTCGTGCCCCTTGGCGCTCGACATCAGCGCGTTGCCGCGCCAGATGATCCAAAGCCGCGGCCAGTTCTCCGGCGCGTCCGGATCCTCGACGGCGAACTTCATCTTCTTCTCGGCCAACTGTCTGACCGTCCAGTCGACGATCTCCTGATTGCTGCCGGCGCCGGCGGCCTCGGCCTGCCGGACCACCTCGGCGGGATTGCGGTCGAACTGCGGATAGAAGGGGAGCCAGCCGTTGCGCACCGCCCGGATCTGATGGTCGATGGTGTGCCCCTGGGTGATCGGGCTCTCCTCGGCCACCGGGTTGATCCGCGCCTCGTCGGAAGTGCGCTCGTAGCGCCACTGGTCGGTATGCACGTAATGGTAGGAGGGGGAGTTCTGGAAGCGGGGCGGCTTCGACCAGTCGAGGGCGCCCATGATGGTCGCCCAGGGCGCCACCGGAGCGAGCTTTTCCTGGCCGACGTAGTGATTGAGGCCGCCGCCGTTCTTGCCGACACAGCCGCAAAGCATCAGGGCGACGATGCCGGCCCGGTAGGTCAGGTTGGCGTGATACCAGTGGTTGATGCCGGCGCCGATGATGATCGAACACTTGCCTTCGGTCCGTTCGGCTGTCGAGGCCCACTCGCGGGCGAACTGGATGACGTTGGCCCGGTCGATGCCGGTGAACTTCTCCTGCCAGGCCGGGGTGTAGGGGGCGTCGTCATCGTAGTTCAGCGGATAGTCCCCCGCCAGGCCGCGATCGACGCCGAACTGCGCCATCAGCAGATCGAAGACCGTGGTCACCGCAATTCGCCCCCGGACGGTCTCCAGGTAACGGACCGGCACTCCGCGCTGCACCCTTTTGCCCGCGGCGAAATCGTCGAAGGCGACCTGCAGCACCGCATCGCTGCCTGCCTGCAGAGAGAGCCGGGGAACGATGTCGCTGCCGTCCTGGCCATCCTTCATCTGCAGGTTCCACTGTCCTTTCTGCTGCTGCCAGCGAAAGCCGAGAGTGCCGAGCGGCATACGCGGCTGATCCGCCGTTTCGTCCCAGACCAGAAACTTGAAGGAAGCGTTCTCTTCCCCGGCGTAACGCTTCAGATCCCCGGCCCGCACCATCCGGCCGGCGGTGCGGACCTCCCCTTTCTGCTCGATCTCGATCAGGAAGGGGGTATCGGTGTAGCGCTTCAGGTAATTGAGAAAATAGGGGGTCTGCGCCTTGTGATGAAATTCGCTGAGGATGACATGATTGACCGCCATCCAGAAGGCGCCGTCCTGACCGGCATGCGCGGGCAGCCACCAGTCGGCGTGCTTGGCGGTGATATTGAAATCGGGAGAGAGGACCGTGACCTTGGAACCGTTGTGGCGGGCTTCGGTCAGGTAGTGGGCGTCCGGGGTCCGGGTCATGTCCAGGTTGGAGCCCATCACCGCGATATACTTGCTGTTGTACCAGTCGGCGCTCTCCGCCACGTCGGTCTGCTCGCCCCAGATCTCCGGGGAAGCGTTCGGCAGATCGCAATACCAGTCGTAGAAGCTCAGGTTGACGCCGCCCATCAGCTGCATGAAACGGGCCCCCCCGGCAAAGCTGAGCATCGACATGGCCGGAATCGGCGAGAAGCCGACCATCCGGTCGGCCCCGTACTTCTTGATGATATAAATCGACGATGCGGCGATGATCTCTTCGACCTCGTCCCAGCTGGAACGGCGGAAACCGCCCTTGCCGCGGGCCTGCTGATAGCTCTTGCGGCTCGCCTCGTTCTCGACGATCGAGGCCCAGGCGGCGACCGGATCATCGTGCTCGGCTCTGGCCTGGCGCCAGAGATCGGCCAGAACCCCACGCAGATAGGGGTACTTGATCCGCAGCGGACTGTAGAGATACCAGGAGAAGGAGATGCCGCGCTGACAGCCGCGCGGCTCGTAGGGGGGAATCCCCTCTTCCAGTTCGGGATAGTCGGTCGCCTGCAGCTCCCAGCCGACGATGCCGTCCTTGACATGCACGTTCCACGAGCAGCTGCCGGTACAGTTGACCCCGTGGGTGCTGCGCACCACCTTGTCGCACTGGTTGCGGTTGCGATAGAACTCCTCCCAGGCGCGCGACTTCGGGTCGACGATATCCTTGATCCAGCTCATACCTGATTCCCTCCCTGTTTCCGGGATTGTTCCACCAGAGGTTGCCGCACGGCCCGCAGCCGGCGCTGACCGAGCAGGCCGATGAGGCCCATGAAGATACCCAGGGCGACCAGCGCCATGACCAGCAATGTCCCACTGCCCACCGCCGGGCCCGGCTGCACCGCGGCGAAGAAGGCGCCGAGATCGGCCTGCTCCTGCTCGGTCAGGGGCCGTTCGGCATAGATCGGCTCCATGCTCGGAAAGGCCAGTTCGGCCAGCACCTCGGCCACCCCTTCATCACCGAAGTCGGCATACAGACCGCTCAGATCCGGGCCGAAATTCGCCCCGCCGGCAGCACCGAAGCCGCTGGCGGCAAAACCGTGGCAGGCGATACAGGCGGCACCGCCGTTGGCCAGCGCCTGTCCGCCGGCAAAGAGGCGCGCGCCGCGCGCCGCGTCACCGGCGACGGCGAAAACCTCCCCCGCCGCCAGCACAACCAGCAACACCAGGAAGGGAGCGAGCAGCTGCCACTGCTTCGTTCCACGTCGTCTGTCCATCGCGCATCTCCTTTCGGGAGAAGAGTCAACCATCACCACAATCGAAGCCGACAGTTCCAAAAAGACCATCCAGAACGGACACTTACCACCAGAGCTGCCAGCCGCCGAACCACCAGGCTGCTTAAAACATAGTTTTATCCACCCGGATTCATCACCGACCCACTCCGGCAACGGAATGTCCCGAGATTGGCCTGTTCCAAGCAAACCACGTTTTTTCACCTGTGCAACAGTTCGCCACCTGATTGAATAGAAAAACAATCAAGAATGTTTTCTAAAATAGTTTTTGACTCCGTTCCTTGACGCCGGTCAAAAAAGCCGCATCAACGACGCCGGTCTGCACACTCTCCATCCGGACAGGGCTCTTCCCCGGTTGACGCTCGAAAAACCGGTGCATTTCTCTTGTCAACCTCCACGCGGCCGCGTAAACTTTCTGTCGTTATGCACAATCCGCATATCGAAGAAAGCACTCCCCGGCAGGCCGACCTCACCGGCGTGCTGCTGGCCGGCGGCCGAAGCCGCCGCATGGGCCGCGACAAGGC is a window encoding:
- the narJ gene encoding nitrate reductase molybdenum cofactor assembly chaperone translates to MSGLRQHQDLCLQFASLLDYPGPDIAGRSAACVAALRQVSSAAAAALEEFARFVEQGEPNRIEETFIATFELQALCQPYVGYQLCGESQQRTLFMIRLQQLYRQHGFTPGKELPDHLGEMLRFIGSIDDRSCRDEIIADGLLPALEKLVDGGEADAHPYLALLRSLRIFLAETVVAGDERPAADPPKECVS
- the narH gene encoding nitrate reductase subunit beta — encoded protein: MNIRAQVSSVFHLDKCIGCHTCSIACKNLWTDRQGTEYMWWNNVETKPGTGYPTRWEDQDCYRGGWEKQRDGLRLKLGSRTGLLGKIFHNPHLPGMDDYYEPFTFRYGDLTSAPAGDDQPTARPVSMVSGRPMKIEAGPNWDDDLSGSTIYAANDPGVLRLSAEERQQLFAIEKMVFFHMPRICNHCLNPGCVASCPSGAIYKRGEDGIVLINQDKCRGWRMCVSACPYKKAYYGWTTGKSEKCILCYPRQEAGEAPACFHSCVGRIRYLGVLLYDADRIEATAMKNDGELAAAQREMILDPNDPQVQAEARKAGVPEQVLKAAQKSPVYKFVKEWGIALPLHPEFRTLPMLFYVPPLLPLLSMENQGTQKIAADFFTTLERARLPLQYLAGLFAGGNEDEVKAVYRRLIAVRIQRRNKSVGDLSAEELRKACEIAGLSVEQTEAIYRMTSLTRINERIVVPPMLREQAIEAGMDPEQYRQEMGFGSRRPPKRRW
- a CDS encoding nitrate reductase subunit alpha, translating into MSWIKDIVDPKSRAWEEFYRNRNQCDKVVRSTHGVNCTGSCSWNVHVKDGIVGWELQATDYPELEEGIPPYEPRGCQRGISFSWYLYSPLRIKYPYLRGVLADLWRQARAEHDDPVAAWASIVENEASRKSYQQARGKGGFRRSSWDEVEEIIAASSIYIIKKYGADRMVGFSPIPAMSMLSFAGGARFMQLMGGVNLSFYDWYCDLPNASPEIWGEQTDVAESADWYNSKYIAVMGSNLDMTRTPDAHYLTEARHNGSKVTVLSPDFNITAKHADWWLPAHAGQDGAFWMAVNHVILSEFHHKAQTPYFLNYLKRYTDTPFLIEIEQKGEVRTAGRMVRAGDLKRYAGEENASFKFLVWDETADQPRMPLGTLGFRWQQQKGQWNLQMKDGQDGSDIVPRLSLQAGSDAVLQVAFDDFAAGKRVQRGVPVRYLETVRGRIAVTTVFDLLMAQFGVDRGLAGDYPLNYDDDAPYTPAWQEKFTGIDRANVIQFAREWASTAERTEGKCSIIIGAGINHWYHANLTYRAGIVALMLCGCVGKNGGGLNHYVGQEKLAPVAPWATIMGALDWSKPPRFQNSPSYHYVHTDQWRYERTSDEARINPVAEESPITQGHTIDHQIRAVRNGWLPFYPQFDRNPAEVVRQAEAAGAGSNQEIVDWTVRQLAEKKMKFAVEDPDAPENWPRLWIIWRGNALMSSAKGHEYFLKHYLGTHTNSIAPETAREFVKEVTWRDQAPEGKLDLVVDINFRMDTSALYSDIILPTATWYEKDDLNTTDMHSFIHPLQQAVPPCWESKSDWDIFKGLAKKVSELAATHLPEPVREIVAVPLQHDTPAEMAQPEIRDWSKGECEPIPGKTMPALVVVERDYVNLYRRFISYGPQVRKNGIGAHGLSFSVADFYDELKRIAPTQKWGGEEYPSLEEAVDAANVILHLAPETNGEIAYRAFEAEEKKVGLPLTDLAEKNRSVRMTFADLDRQPRRLLTSPIWSGLSNNGRAYSAFCLNVEKLVPWRTLTGRQHFYLDHQGYIAAGEHLPTYKPKPDHGTLQDFLATGTGDGGSIMLNYLTPHGKWSIHSTYGDNHQMLTLSRGCHPFWINDQDAAEIGVADNDWVEIYNDHGVVVTRAIVSSRLPRGICFLYHSPERTVGVPKSPLRGNRRAGGHNSLNRVRLKPNLMLGGYGQFTYGWNYWGPTGANRDTYIMVRKLDGEPNW
- a CDS encoding c-type cytochrome — encoded protein: MDRRRGTKQWQLLAPFLVLLVVLAAGEVFAVAGDAARGARLFAGGQALANGGAACIACHGFAASGFGAAGGANFGPDLSGLYADFGDEGVAEVLAELAFPSMEPIYAERPLTEQEQADLGAFFAAVQPGPAVGSGTLLVMALVALGIFMGLIGLLGQRRLRAVRQPLVEQSRKQGGNQV